The nucleotide window ACATCCACGCGGTCTCCGTGAATGTCATCCAGAACACAGGTCGCCGTGTGTAAACCGTCGCCGAGAAAGTCCAGGCAGATCGCATCCTTACGCGGCTTCGATCCGTTCAGGACTGCAACAAACCAATCATTGCCACTGCGACGTGCTAAAGCGGCTAAGTCGCCGATCCTGCTGTTGGGTAAGACGACGGTTTCGTCCCATACCGTGGGCATCGCCATCAAGACCGGAAGTGCCTGGTTCACATCCGGTGAATGTAAAATCGTTTCCGGGTGTTCGGCAAACACTTGCAATGGCGAAAGATACGCAACCGCGGTCCCCAACTGGTGGGCAAGTGTTGTCGGCCCCGGGTTGGTGTACAAGATCGGCGTGTAGTCGGCATGGCCAACCGCGAAACGCGTGAAAGGCAAAGCGGCGTTATGCGATGCCGTCAGGGGGCCTTCCTTCATCTTGTTGACTTCGATGCCACGGACGCCTTCGCGAGTCATTTCGTTGGGATAAGTTCGCGATTCGCCCGTTGAACTGTGGCAACCGTGAAAGTTGATCAACAGCTTGTGTTCTGCAGCGATCTTCAACGCCGCGGTCTCGAAGTCGATCAACGTCTTGGATTCACCATTCATGAAGTCAATTTTCAACCCTACGGCACCAATCGCGGCGACACGATCAAAGTAATCACGCATGATGGCGTAGTTGTCGGTCGGGTCGATGATGTCTTGAGAATGAACCCAAAGCCACACACCGACATTCTTCTGGGCCGCCCGGTTACACAACGATTTCGCCGTCTTCCACGGTTCATTCCAATCCTTCCAGCCGTCGTCGACCAACGAGTATTCAAAGCCAAGCTCTGCCGCCAGGTCGATGAACTCTTCTTGCGTTTCGGGAGTTCCCAAGCCCAGTGTCTCCCAACTCCAAACACAACGCCCCGGCTTGATGTAGCTGGTGTCGCTAAATAATTGTGGATCTGGTGATGGGTTCAGATTGTTGATCAAGTCACTGGTCGCGAGCTCGGTCAAGTTGTCGGCAAACAACGTGACCCGCCAAGGCGTGGTGATCGTTCCGTTGACGTCAAAACCCTGTTTGGCCTCGGTGAAGTCAGCGATAAGCGTTCGTTTTCCGACCGCCCTCAAACGCATGCCGCTGTAGTTGTAGGTTGCTGCTTTCGTGATCGCCATAAAGCCTTGATTCGCAGGCAGCTCGAAAACCATCGGTGTTCCCTGCACCGGACCGCTTGGCGAGATGGTCGGCAACTCGTCAATGTCGGCTGTCAACCATTCGCCTGCGTACGACTTCAGTTTCCATTTCTTGGCATTTCTTTCGAAGAACCATGCTTTCAAGCCAGCGGGCAGCGTCCAGCTGGATGCTTCACCATCGACATGTTGAATGTCATTGCCGGGAACGACATAGCGATAGGCGACGCCGTCGTCGTAGACACGCAAGTGAACCGCGTATTCGATCCCCGACGCGGAATGTGTGATTGGAAACTCCCAATGCACACAGTGGTTGATCGCGGTGTGATGGTGACCGCGTGTCGTGTAGGTCTGGTTGATCACCGACTTTGTTGGCTGCCCGATGATCACACCATCGCCCAGGTCATCGCCGTCAACGGTGATGCCCAGCGCCGAAGGCTGAACGATCTGTCTGCCTTGAAAGCTTGCTTGAAAACGAAGCCGCGAATCAGCATCGACCAACAAGGTCGACGACACAACGCCACCCGGGCTGTTTGCGGTGGGCGATACTTGGACTACTTGGGCGCTCGAAGGATTTTGCGCCGAAAGACTGATCGCAACCATGGCAGTCGCGATGCAGGTGATGACCCACCGCGAATCAGGCGGCACCATGAACAGGAACCATTTCATCCAAAGGCCTGTAGGAAAAGAACAAGTGAGTGTTTCGGTGGCAGGGACATTGGGAATCACGACAGTGTCATATCTTTCTGCAAGCACGTTTGTGCAGTCGAGGTAGTCGAGCGTTTGGCTGATTTCGCTGCCGCTTTCACCGAAGCGTTGTGGATTTGGTGCTTCATCGCTGCGCGTTGCAACCGCTGGTTGCTCTTGCTTGGACGTCACTTTTATGAGCTTAGGTGAACGTTGATCAGCTTAAAGGATTCGATCCGCGTGCCTGACGTCATTCTCGTCCGTCCATCGTTACAAGTCTTTTCACAACCAGGTTGTCAAAATCGATGGACTGTCCGTTCACCGTGAAGCCGAATTTGGTTTTGGTCGGATGGTCGAAACCCGGTGATCGCAGGCTTGTGACCAATTCGTCATCAAGAAACGCTTTCATGATGTCACCGCGGATTCGAATTCGCAGCGTGTGCCATTGTCCGGGATGAATGCTGATCTTTGCCGACGCCCCAGTTCGTTCCAGTAGCCTTTTCAGTGCCTCCGCATCGCGGGTCGATAGATTCTTGTCTTGGCGTTGCTTGCGGACTTCCAGATTCATGCCGCCAGTTTTGTCGTCCCCTATCTTAAGAAACTTCGGGAAAACCGAAGCGCGACAGATGTGCCCCGCGTGCACGGATTTCTCGTTCTGGTCATCGATCACAAAGTTGAAACTCTTCCCGCCGCTGAACCGAAAGTCGAACTGGATATCGATGTCGTCAAAATCAAGCTGTGTCCGGATGACCGCACCGTGATCTGCTTTGGTCTGTTTTCCAACCAGCACGCCGTTGATGACCGACCAAGAATCCTCGTGGCCCCGCGCCGTCGTGTAATCCTTGCCGATTTTGGTTCGGTTGTCGAAGTCGTCTTCAAAAACGGGCTTCCATTGCTGTGAACCAACGGTGCTAGCCCCGGCTGACGCCTTCTTCGTGCCAAGCGTTTTGTTGGTTGCACTCTTCTTCCCCGAACTCGATGCCGTGGGATTACCAATTGTCCCCGAACGGCGGACTCCTGGTGCATCGGGTTCGATGTCGAACAAATCAAACTTGGGAAGGACGATCTTCAATTTGTCGCGTTCATCGCGATGCTGTTGTGAAACGTCATCCCAGTTCGTGATCTGGTCGTAACTGATCAAATCTGCAGGTTCTTCGGCGACATCCCACCACTTTCCGTAACCGTCTCGCATCACAAAATCGCCACGAATGATCTGTCGCTCGCGGCTGTATCCGTAGATCCACTGACGATGCTTCGACTTGTTCGTGAACAAAAACGGAACGAGGCTTTCGCCGTTGTGCACGTAGTCTTTGGGGATCGTCGCGCCGGTTAG belongs to Crateriforma spongiae and includes:
- a CDS encoding glycoside hydrolase family 97 protein gives rise to the protein MKWFLFMVPPDSRWVITCIATAMVAISLSAQNPSSAQVVQVSPTANSPGGVVSSTLLVDADSRLRFQASFQGRQIVQPSALGITVDGDDLGDGVIIGQPTKSVINQTYTTRGHHHTAINHCVHWEFPITHSASGIEYAVHLRVYDDGVAYRYVVPGNDIQHVDGEASSWTLPAGLKAWFFERNAKKWKLKSYAGEWLTADIDELPTISPSGPVQGTPMVFELPANQGFMAITKAATYNYSGMRLRAVGKRTLIADFTEAKQGFDVNGTITTPWRVTLFADNLTELATSDLINNLNPSPDPQLFSDTSYIKPGRCVWSWETLGLGTPETQEEFIDLAAELGFEYSLVDDGWKDWNEPWKTAKSLCNRAAQKNVGVWLWVHSQDIIDPTDNYAIMRDYFDRVAAIGAVGLKIDFMNGESKTLIDFETAALKIAAEHKLLINFHGCHSSTGESRTYPNEMTREGVRGIEVNKMKEGPLTASHNAALPFTRFAVGHADYTPILYTNPGPTTLAHQLGTAVAYLSPLQVFAEHPETILHSPDVNQALPVLMAMPTVWDETVVLPNSRIGDLAALARRSGNDWFVAVLNGSKPRKDAICLDFLGDGLHTATCVLDDIHGDRVDVSQIGVNQKADRKQWTHSVPMRVSTKSVRAGDEMNVDLASGGGAVLWVRPSR